From a region of the Georgenia yuyongxinii genome:
- a CDS encoding MarR family winged helix-turn-helix transcriptional regulator, whose protein sequence is MVTTRTTPAGSSVAPLERSGGGAEADLGWSLGVLLRAYKDGVSAAVGACPHGHRGYQVLTTVVHGDQPSQLALAAYLGIDRTVMTYLIDDLVAAGLVERQLNPADRRQRKIVATGTGARTLADLERRVREAEDVTLAALEPPERDSFRALLRKVACDLRGVGGGDACAVVGEALAAADGAS, encoded by the coding sequence ATGGTTACGACCAGGACGACACCCGCGGGCTCATCCGTGGCGCCGCTCGAACGGTCGGGCGGCGGCGCCGAGGCCGACCTCGGCTGGTCGCTGGGCGTGCTCCTGCGCGCCTACAAGGACGGGGTCAGCGCCGCCGTCGGGGCGTGCCCGCACGGCCACCGCGGCTACCAGGTCCTCACGACCGTCGTCCACGGGGACCAACCCAGCCAGCTCGCCCTCGCGGCGTACCTGGGCATCGACCGCACCGTCATGACCTACCTCATCGACGACCTGGTGGCCGCGGGCCTGGTCGAGCGGCAGCTCAATCCGGCCGACCGCCGGCAGCGCAAGATCGTCGCCACTGGTACCGGCGCACGCACGCTCGCCGACCTCGAGCGACGCGTGCGCGAGGCCGAGGACGTCACGCTGGCCGCGCTGGAACCGCCCGAGCGGGACAGCTTCCGTGCCTTGCTGCGCAAGGTCGCCTGCGACCTGCGCGGGGTGGGTGGCGGCGACGCATGCGCGGTGGTCGGCGAGGCGCTGGCCGCTGCGGACGGCGCGTCATGA
- a CDS encoding alpha/beta hydrolase — MALHPEIAKIVASLPKGDHSAPDVAGWRAAEEGRVPPLDERTPRLHAVEDATAETSAGNVPVRIYTPVEADVYGLLVYFHGGAFFSGSLDTHDHVARSLAKETGLKVVSVGYRRAPEDAFPAGLEDCYGVVRWAAENGEDLGWDGRTLAIAGDSSGGTFVAAVAAKAHDDGFDRITHQILYYPSVDLDFDVDRYASLRENAEGYGLETAGLKPHNSFYIAGGADPADPLVSPIKREDLSGLPPALVVTAEHDPLRDEGELYASRLREAGVDVTVSRYAGANHGFVQNFSWIPEYYRVFEETAAYLGRR, encoded by the coding sequence ATGGCACTGCACCCCGAGATCGCCAAGATCGTCGCCAGCCTGCCGAAGGGCGACCATTCGGCGCCCGACGTGGCCGGCTGGCGCGCCGCCGAGGAGGGCCGCGTCCCGCCGCTGGACGAGCGCACCCCGCGGCTGCACGCCGTCGAGGACGCCACCGCGGAGACGTCGGCCGGGAACGTGCCCGTGCGGATCTACACGCCGGTCGAGGCGGACGTCTACGGCCTGCTCGTGTACTTCCACGGCGGTGCGTTCTTCTCCGGCAGCCTGGACACCCACGACCACGTCGCACGGTCGCTCGCGAAGGAGACCGGGCTCAAGGTGGTCTCGGTCGGCTACCGCCGGGCGCCCGAGGACGCTTTCCCGGCCGGCCTCGAGGACTGCTACGGCGTGGTCCGGTGGGCCGCGGAGAACGGCGAGGACCTGGGATGGGACGGCCGCACCCTGGCGATCGCCGGCGACAGCTCCGGCGGCACGTTCGTCGCCGCCGTCGCCGCCAAGGCCCACGACGACGGCTTCGACCGCATCACGCACCAGATCCTGTACTACCCCTCGGTCGACCTCGACTTCGACGTCGACCGCTACGCCTCCCTGCGGGAGAACGCCGAGGGGTACGGCTTGGAGACGGCCGGGCTGAAGCCGCACAACTCCTTCTACATCGCCGGCGGTGCGGACCCGGCGGACCCGCTCGTCTCCCCGATCAAGCGGGAGGACCTCTCGGGTCTGCCGCCCGCCCTCGTCGTCACGGCGGAGCACGACCCGCTACGCGACGAGGGGGAGCTGTACGCCTCGCGGCTGCGTGAGGCGGGCGTGGACGTGACGGTCAGCCGGTACGCGGGCGCCAACCACGGGTTCGTCCAGAACTTCTCCTGGATCCCGGAGTACTACCGGGTCTTCGAGGAGACCGCCGCCTACCTGGGCCGGCGCTGA
- a CDS encoding MBL fold metallo-hydrolase, translated as MTSRVPVHPLVSPWGRFGLYSFFIDAPEPAIVDTGIASSPAEGMAPALEALGRRIQDVRWILLTHGHIDHLGGAHALWELTGRRAQVVIHEADAPLLRSRRAHVQEYLDVRQQYLQDPDGEAKQTAAAAQVIAGEMEPTLLVRGGETLSLGGDVTVSVHAIPGHTAGSVAYVIDGQDDVFVGDAVQIHGAANGFPGYEDPAAYRASLQHLRDLRPQHLYLGHPYRGADGVPHGVELDSEQAQQALQESLDLEARVAGAAHRHLGGCARETDSVYSPFAGVAKDLGYEKDPTLEPSPFFTTLHGYAAQFDAEREPRSDG; from the coding sequence ATGACGTCACGCGTACCCGTCCACCCCCTGGTCTCCCCGTGGGGCCGATTCGGGCTGTACAGCTTCTTCATCGACGCCCCCGAACCGGCCATTGTCGACACCGGGATCGCCTCGTCGCCGGCCGAGGGTATGGCCCCCGCGCTCGAGGCCCTCGGCAGGCGAATCCAGGACGTCCGGTGGATCCTGCTGACCCACGGCCACATCGACCACCTCGGGGGCGCGCACGCCCTGTGGGAGCTCACCGGCCGGCGCGCCCAGGTCGTGATCCACGAGGCGGACGCGCCCCTGCTGCGCTCCCGGCGCGCCCACGTCCAGGAGTACCTGGACGTGCGCCAGCAGTACCTGCAGGACCCGGACGGCGAGGCCAAGCAGACCGCGGCGGCCGCACAGGTCATCGCCGGCGAGATGGAGCCGACCCTGCTGGTCCGCGGCGGGGAGACGCTGTCCCTCGGCGGTGACGTCACCGTCTCGGTGCACGCCATCCCGGGGCACACGGCCGGCTCCGTCGCCTACGTCATCGACGGTCAGGACGACGTGTTCGTCGGCGACGCGGTGCAGATCCACGGCGCCGCCAACGGCTTCCCCGGGTACGAGGACCCGGCCGCCTACCGGGCGAGCCTGCAGCACCTGCGTGACCTGCGCCCGCAGCACCTGTACCTCGGCCACCCCTACCGAGGGGCGGACGGGGTGCCCCACGGCGTCGAGCTCGATAGCGAGCAGGCGCAGCAGGCGCTCCAGGAGAGCCTGGATCTCGAGGCCCGCGTCGCCGGCGCCGCGCACCGGCACCTGGGCGGGTGTGCGCGCGAGACGGACTCGGTGTACTCGCCCTTCGCCGGCGTTGCCAAGGATCTCGGCTACGAGAAGGACCCCACGCTGGAACCGTCCCCGTTCTTCACCACGCTTCACGGCTATGCCGCACAGTTCGACGCTGAAAGGGAGCCGCGCTCCGATGGCTGA
- a CDS encoding CocE/NonD family hydrolase, with protein MADSKTLETDIKTWDAGGQTIHIRKDLRVPMRDGVELAADAYHGAADKPRPALVALSPYGKELQALALTMPPQRRPSPMWDGCIEAGDIARVVAEDYVHVIGDLRGSGASEGEHIGNYNAGGVSLGQDAYDFIEWVAAQPWCDGNVGMIGISYFGSMQVFAAAERPPSLKAIFVSGGHYDFYETTYHGGIMWLMPRAAREGRGGDSGWAFTDRIKSRMLETYSPAEVKERVAKRLQDPDVAAWPNLVHVLHYPTNHEAWFDIVMNELDGEWYEERNPINLARNIDIPVYLQIDQGRGWTLDGHIELFNVLNGPKRLDIGSYPPMQSRPWVEEHDKMFRWYEYWLKGVDNGVMDEPAVQVFVEGSREVVTAEQWPPKEVEHRALYLRPRRKLSPEPELMGVEHAGPDGFFQAPLTVTDKVEILSWSTDPFAEPTELIGTGAAHIFAEIDQDDTNFILRLWDVAPGGARQLITSGYLKASHRELDERTTEGDPYHPHTRAVPVEPGTIEEYVLRLYPFAATFRPGHRLTVELSNNEPLVDEHNSLLPPDAFHLPVGRPVTHKIYRDAAHPSRLVLPFTRTVVEG; from the coding sequence ATGGCTGATTCCAAGACTCTCGAGACCGACATCAAGACCTGGGACGCCGGTGGGCAGACCATCCACATCCGCAAGGACCTGCGGGTGCCGATGCGCGACGGCGTCGAGCTCGCCGCCGACGCCTACCACGGCGCGGCGGACAAGCCGCGGCCTGCGCTGGTGGCGCTGAGCCCGTACGGCAAGGAGCTGCAGGCCCTTGCCCTGACGATGCCGCCGCAGCGGCGTCCGAGCCCGATGTGGGACGGCTGCATCGAGGCCGGGGACATCGCCCGCGTGGTCGCCGAGGACTACGTCCACGTCATCGGTGATCTGCGCGGGTCCGGTGCCTCCGAGGGCGAGCACATCGGCAACTACAACGCCGGTGGCGTCTCCCTGGGTCAGGACGCGTACGACTTCATCGAGTGGGTCGCCGCCCAGCCGTGGTGCGACGGCAACGTGGGGATGATCGGCATCTCCTACTTCGGCTCCATGCAGGTTTTTGCCGCCGCCGAGCGGCCGCCGAGCCTGAAGGCGATCTTCGTCAGCGGCGGCCACTACGACTTCTACGAGACCACCTATCACGGCGGCATCATGTGGCTCATGCCCCGCGCCGCCCGCGAGGGCCGCGGGGGTGACTCCGGTTGGGCGTTCACCGACCGCATCAAGTCCCGCATGCTCGAGACGTACTCCCCGGCGGAGGTCAAGGAGCGGGTCGCCAAGCGCCTGCAGGACCCGGACGTCGCCGCCTGGCCGAACCTGGTGCACGTGCTCCACTACCCGACGAACCACGAGGCCTGGTTCGACATCGTGATGAACGAGCTGGACGGGGAGTGGTACGAGGAGCGCAACCCGATCAACCTGGCCCGGAACATCGACATCCCCGTCTACCTGCAGATCGACCAGGGCCGCGGCTGGACCCTGGACGGCCACATCGAGCTGTTCAACGTGCTCAATGGCCCCAAGCGGCTGGACATCGGCTCCTACCCACCGATGCAGTCGCGTCCCTGGGTCGAGGAGCACGACAAGATGTTCCGCTGGTACGAGTACTGGCTCAAGGGCGTCGACAACGGCGTCATGGACGAGCCGGCCGTGCAGGTCTTCGTCGAGGGCTCGCGCGAGGTGGTCACGGCCGAGCAGTGGCCACCGAAGGAGGTCGAGCACCGGGCGCTGTACCTGCGTCCGCGCCGGAAGCTGTCCCCGGAGCCGGAGCTGATGGGGGTGGAGCACGCCGGCCCGGACGGGTTCTTCCAGGCCCCCCTCACGGTGACCGACAAGGTCGAGATCCTGAGCTGGAGCACCGATCCGTTCGCCGAGCCCACCGAGCTGATCGGCACCGGCGCCGCGCACATCTTCGCCGAGATCGACCAGGACGACACGAACTTCATCCTGCGGCTGTGGGACGTCGCCCCGGGCGGCGCCCGTCAGCTGATCACCAGTGGCTACCTCAAGGCCTCGCACCGGGAGCTGGACGAGCGCACGACCGAGGGCGACCCGTACCACCCGCACACCCGTGCGGTGCCGGTGGAGCCGGGGACGATCGAGGAGTACGTGCTCCGGCTGTACCCGTTCGCGGCCACGTTCCGGCCGGGGCACCGCCTGACGGTGGAGCTGTCCAACAACGAGCCGCTGGTCGACGAGCACAACTCGCTGCTGCCGCCGGACGCCTTCCATCTGCCGGTGGGCCGGCCCGTCACCCACAAGATCTACCGCGACGCCGCCCACCCGTCCCGGCTGGTGCTGCCGTTCACGCGCACGGTGGTGGAGGGCTGA
- a CDS encoding DNA alkylation repair protein — MTQAAVTGVTVAEVMAEVAELDDPRIREVNARHGDDHGVNLSKLRAIATRLKTQQELARELWATDDTAARLLSLLICRPKAFDRDELGTMLRQARTPKVQDWLVNYVVKKSPHAEELRLAWSADPDPVVASAGWTLTSERVAKKPEGLDLPGLLDVIEAEMKGAPDRLQWAMNTCLATIGIEHAEHRGRALDIGERLEVLKDYPTPPNCTSPFAPIWITEIVSRKDT, encoded by the coding sequence ATGACCCAGGCGGCAGTGACGGGCGTGACGGTGGCCGAGGTGATGGCCGAGGTGGCCGAGCTGGACGACCCCAGGATCCGCGAGGTGAACGCCCGGCACGGTGACGACCACGGCGTGAACCTCAGCAAGCTCCGCGCGATCGCCACGCGACTGAAGACCCAGCAGGAGCTGGCGCGTGAGCTCTGGGCGACCGACGACACCGCCGCGAGACTGCTATCACTCCTGATCTGCCGCCCGAAGGCGTTCGATCGCGACGAGCTGGGCACCATGCTGCGCCAAGCACGGACCCCCAAGGTGCAGGACTGGCTCGTGAACTACGTGGTCAAGAAGAGCCCGCACGCTGAAGAGCTCCGCCTGGCCTGGTCCGCCGACCCGGACCCGGTGGTGGCGAGCGCCGGCTGGACGCTGACCAGCGAGCGAGTGGCGAAGAAGCCCGAAGGCCTCGACCTCCCCGGACTCCTCGACGTCATCGAGGCGGAGATGAAGGGCGCCCCGGATCGCTTGCAGTGGGCCATGAACACCTGCCTCGCCACGATCGGCATCGAGCACGCCGAGCACCGCGGCCGTGCCCTCGACATCGGCGAACGCCTGGAGGTGCTCAAGGACTATCCGACACCACCGAACTGCACGTCCCCGTTCGCGCCCATCTGGATCACCGAGATCGTGAGCCGGAAGGACACCTAA
- a CDS encoding LLM class flavin-dependent oxidoreductase, with amino-acid sequence MDYGHPLQAGTLVSPANDAPTAVVDLARLSEELGLDLVTFADHPHEPTRHDAWTLLGWVAARTERIRLAANVLSTPMRPAPVLARAAASLDLLSHGRVELALGAGDAWDALERMGAERLSPHEAVDALGEAVDVIREIWAADPAPLTYRGEHHRLTGAQRGPAPAHNVPIWLGGTEPGLLHLVGAKADGWLASLDDLRPDDLRAGNAAIDDAAAAAGRDPREIRRLLTIGGRFAGTRAGVLDGPSHTWVEDLLPLALDGVSTFLLASDDPETLRRFAGEVVPALREALAAERSVRGTREGTVPSLAIRAARRDGLDYDAVPASLRGDAVEPGDARYAATRSGYMRGGAPGLVLRPGNPAEVAEALAFARSQPVPLSVRSAGHGISGRSTNDGGIILDVSRLNTIEVLDQATRLVRVGPGARWGEVAAALQPYGWAITSGDYGGVGVGGLATAGGIGFLGRRDGLTIDRVRAVELVLADGTLVRASAEEHADLFWAARGAGFALGVATAFEIEAAKVGEVGFAQLVFDADDTAGFLQRWGAVVEASPRDVTSFLIMGAPRGGQVVAQTMTVIDSDDADTILARLQPFAGLGPLAGQAVQIVPYAGVVAPQDPHHGQGEPVARSGLLEHVTPAFAADAARLIRSGETYFFQIRAMGGAMADVAPDATAFAHRSANFSVVAFGAGAERLDRFWDPMRQHFTGLYVSFETDRHPERLREAYPPRTLDRLLDIKRRYDPENVFRDNFDLGPALLPVR; translated from the coding sequence GTGGACTACGGGCACCCTCTCCAGGCCGGCACGCTCGTCAGCCCGGCCAACGACGCGCCGACCGCCGTCGTCGACCTCGCCCGGCTGAGCGAGGAGCTCGGCCTCGACCTGGTCACCTTCGCGGACCATCCCCACGAGCCGACCCGCCACGACGCGTGGACCCTGCTCGGCTGGGTGGCCGCCCGCACGGAGCGGATCCGCCTCGCCGCCAACGTCCTCAGCACCCCGATGCGCCCTGCGCCGGTCCTGGCCCGGGCCGCCGCCAGCCTCGACCTGCTCTCCCACGGCCGGGTCGAGCTGGCGCTGGGTGCCGGCGACGCCTGGGACGCCCTGGAGCGGATGGGCGCCGAGCGGCTGAGCCCGCACGAGGCCGTCGACGCGCTGGGCGAGGCCGTCGACGTCATCCGCGAGATCTGGGCCGCCGACCCCGCGCCCCTGACCTACCGCGGCGAGCACCACCGGCTCACCGGTGCCCAGCGCGGCCCGGCGCCGGCGCACAACGTCCCCATCTGGCTCGGCGGGACCGAGCCCGGGCTCCTGCACCTGGTCGGCGCCAAGGCCGACGGCTGGCTGGCCTCGCTCGACGACCTGCGGCCCGACGACCTGCGCGCCGGCAACGCCGCGATCGATGACGCCGCCGCGGCGGCCGGGCGGGACCCGCGAGAGATCCGCCGCCTCCTCACCATCGGCGGCCGGTTCGCCGGAACACGGGCCGGCGTGCTGGACGGGCCGAGCCACACCTGGGTCGAAGACCTCCTGCCCCTGGCGCTGGACGGCGTCAGCACCTTCCTCCTCGCCTCCGACGACCCGGAGACCCTGCGCCGCTTCGCCGGCGAGGTCGTGCCGGCGCTGCGCGAGGCCCTGGCCGCCGAACGGTCGGTGCGTGGCACGCGGGAGGGCACCGTGCCCAGTCTGGCGATCCGCGCCGCCCGGCGGGACGGCCTCGACTACGACGCCGTGCCGGCGTCCCTGCGCGGCGACGCGGTCGAGCCGGGCGACGCGCGCTACGCCGCCACCCGCTCCGGTTACATGCGCGGCGGCGCTCCCGGCCTGGTGCTCCGCCCCGGCAACCCGGCCGAGGTGGCCGAGGCGCTCGCCTTTGCCCGCAGCCAACCGGTCCCGCTGTCGGTGCGCAGCGCCGGGCACGGCATCAGCGGCCGCTCCACCAACGACGGCGGCATCATCCTCGACGTCTCGCGGCTGAACACCATCGAGGTGCTGGACCAGGCCACGCGCCTGGTGCGCGTCGGCCCCGGTGCCCGGTGGGGAGAGGTCGCCGCCGCCCTGCAGCCCTACGGCTGGGCCATCACCTCGGGCGACTACGGCGGGGTCGGCGTCGGCGGGCTGGCCACCGCCGGCGGCATCGGCTTCCTCGGCCGCCGGGACGGGCTGACCATTGACCGGGTCCGCGCCGTCGAGCTGGTCCTCGCCGACGGGACGCTCGTGCGCGCCTCCGCAGAGGAGCACGCCGACCTGTTCTGGGCGGCGCGCGGTGCCGGGTTCGCCCTCGGTGTCGCGACCGCGTTCGAGATCGAGGCCGCCAAGGTCGGGGAGGTCGGGTTCGCCCAGCTCGTCTTCGACGCCGACGACACCGCGGGCTTCCTGCAACGATGGGGTGCCGTCGTCGAGGCCTCCCCGCGCGACGTCACCAGCTTCCTCATCATGGGTGCGCCCCGCGGTGGCCAGGTGGTGGCGCAGACCATGACGGTGATCGACTCCGACGACGCCGACACCATCCTCGCGCGCCTGCAGCCGTTCGCCGGGCTGGGGCCGCTGGCGGGCCAGGCCGTCCAGATCGTCCCCTACGCCGGGGTGGTCGCCCCGCAGGACCCGCACCACGGCCAGGGCGAGCCCGTCGCTCGCAGCGGGCTCCTGGAGCACGTCACTCCCGCGTTCGCGGCAGACGCTGCGCGACTGATCCGCAGCGGGGAGACGTACTTCTTCCAGATCCGCGCGATGGGCGGGGCCATGGCGGACGTCGCACCGGACGCGACGGCGTTCGCGCACCGCTCGGCAAACTTCTCCGTCGTCGCGTTCGGGGCGGGCGCCGAGCGGCTGGACCGCTTCTGGGACCCGATGCGCCAGCACTTCACCGGCCTGTACGTCAGCTTCGAGACCGACCGGCACCCCGAACGCCTGCGCGAGGCCTACCCGCCGCGGACGCTGGACCGGTTGCTCGACATCAAGCGCCGGTACGACCCCGAGAACGTCTTCCGCGACAACTTCGACCTCGGCCCGGCGCTCCTGCCGGTGCGCTGA
- a CDS encoding sugar ABC transporter substrate-binding protein has product MKKSVKVLGGLAAAGLLLAGCGASGVTPAAPSVEARSDAATPAAVTTDGDPGVAAAQELVAQVTAAREEFTPPGPGLGDLSGLTGKTVYFVPANYSIPLFRIIGDSLATALETAGVDVQVCDGQASPASMAGCLAEAVDAGADAVVSGSVPEELASVAFQAVRDADIPLLYMLLAPVGPGAPEKVGYLTPDTTTLQSWNANWVMADSDGEADVLVVRVTDTPATTMWTGQGAIAVFEEACEGCTVTVVETNTGQLHKLPGLVHDALVRHPDIDYVQVPFDVVVQPTVQGLQSAGRTDVRISSLDGTLAVMQMLGEDQVVASEVGTNLDALGWYGADQVLRMMSGKPSVQNLEFPYRRLFTAENVGELALTPEAEAAGSWYGGTDYHDGFKELWGVS; this is encoded by the coding sequence ATGAAGAAGTCCGTCAAGGTCCTGGGAGGCCTGGCCGCCGCGGGCCTCCTCCTCGCCGGCTGTGGTGCCTCCGGCGTCACCCCGGCGGCCCCCTCCGTGGAGGCCCGCTCCGACGCCGCCACACCGGCCGCGGTGACCACGGACGGCGACCCGGGAGTGGCGGCAGCCCAGGAGCTGGTCGCCCAGGTGACCGCGGCAAGGGAGGAGTTCACGCCTCCAGGGCCCGGGCTGGGTGACCTCTCCGGCCTGACGGGGAAGACGGTCTACTTCGTCCCCGCGAACTACAGCATCCCGTTGTTCCGCATCATCGGGGACTCCCTGGCCACAGCCCTGGAGACCGCGGGCGTCGACGTTCAGGTGTGCGACGGCCAGGCCAGTCCCGCCTCCATGGCCGGGTGCCTGGCCGAGGCGGTCGACGCCGGGGCGGACGCCGTGGTGTCCGGCTCGGTCCCCGAGGAGCTGGCCTCGGTCGCGTTCCAGGCCGTGCGCGACGCGGACATCCCGCTCCTGTACATGCTCTTGGCGCCGGTCGGCCCGGGGGCGCCCGAGAAGGTCGGGTACCTCACCCCGGACACCACCACGCTGCAGTCCTGGAACGCCAACTGGGTGATGGCCGACTCCGACGGTGAGGCGGATGTCCTGGTGGTGAGGGTGACCGACACGCCCGCCACCACCATGTGGACCGGCCAGGGCGCTATCGCGGTCTTCGAGGAGGCCTGCGAGGGCTGCACCGTGACCGTCGTCGAGACGAACACCGGCCAGCTGCACAAGCTCCCGGGCCTCGTCCATGACGCGCTGGTGCGTCACCCGGACATCGACTACGTCCAGGTGCCCTTCGACGTCGTCGTACAGCCGACGGTCCAGGGCCTGCAGAGCGCGGGCAGGACCGATGTGAGGATCAGCAGCCTGGACGGCACCCTCGCGGTGATGCAGATGCTCGGCGAGGACCAGGTGGTCGCCAGCGAGGTCGGCACCAACCTGGACGCCCTGGGCTGGTACGGCGCGGACCAGGTGCTCCGCATGATGTCCGGCAAGCCCAGCGTGCAGAACCTGGAGTTCCCCTACCGTCGCCTGTTCACGGCGGAGAACGTCGGTGAGCTGGCCCTGACCCCCGAGGCCGAGGCCGCGGGCTCGTGGTACGGAGGCACGGACTACCACGACGGGTTCAAGGAGCTGTGGGGCGTGAGCTGA
- a CDS encoding TetR/AcrR family transcriptional regulator — MTRRLLLEQALGIFEVKGYAATTIDDIAAAAGTTRTTFYMHFSSKAQLMQELVAVLDEIFTSADDPPLRQVVSSGDRRLVRAFIETKADQWPATRSYVIAANQAAAVEPDIAATREQWYEATIAEMQHGLDDAGRFEPDTRLVRCSLAFGELEWLSVRWMQRGWNLVDRETALGILTDSWCHLLTDDGPRS; from the coding sequence ATGACCCGTCGTCTGCTGCTGGAGCAGGCACTCGGGATCTTCGAGGTCAAGGGCTACGCGGCGACGACGATCGACGACATCGCGGCGGCTGCGGGGACCACCCGGACGACGTTCTACATGCACTTCTCGTCGAAGGCCCAGCTCATGCAAGAGCTCGTGGCCGTGCTCGACGAGATCTTCACCAGCGCCGACGACCCACCGCTGCGCCAGGTCGTGAGCTCCGGCGACCGGCGCCTCGTCCGTGCCTTCATCGAGACGAAGGCCGACCAGTGGCCGGCCACCCGCTCGTACGTCATCGCCGCCAACCAGGCAGCCGCCGTCGAGCCCGACATCGCTGCCACCCGGGAACAGTGGTACGAGGCGACGATCGCGGAGATGCAGCACGGACTTGATGACGCCGGCAGGTTCGAGCCGGACACCCGCCTCGTCCGCTGCTCGCTCGCCTTCGGCGAGCTCGAGTGGCTCTCGGTGCGGTGGATGCAGCGGGGCTGGAACCTCGTGGACAGGGAGACCGCACTCGGGATCCTGACCGACTCCTGGTGCCACCTCCTCACGGACGACGGCCCACGCAGCTAG
- a CDS encoding AIM24 family protein: protein MAVHGSLFRDFHETTSPDPFSNQNKKLLKIQMSYGPVWAKNGSMVAYQGDVRFENKGAGGLGKMFKSAVTGEGVDMMQCTGQGDLFLADNAHDVQILYLEDDALSVNGRNVLAFSASIAWDIHRLQARGAAMTGGLYNVSLRGTGFVAVTTDGEPVALDVASAPTFADAQAVVLWTAGVSSDIRVSTGGLKSMVRGGTGETFQMAFGGQGHVLVQPSESVGGGGQQSSGKSGGGLGDLFG from the coding sequence ATGGCCGTCCACGGATCCTTGTTCCGCGACTTCCACGAGACCACGTCGCCGGACCCGTTCTCGAACCAGAACAAGAAGCTCCTCAAGATCCAGATGAGCTACGGCCCGGTGTGGGCGAAGAACGGCTCGATGGTCGCCTACCAGGGCGACGTCCGCTTCGAGAACAAGGGCGCAGGCGGCCTCGGGAAGATGTTCAAGTCGGCCGTCACCGGCGAGGGCGTCGACATGATGCAGTGCACCGGGCAGGGCGACCTGTTCCTCGCCGACAACGCCCACGACGTCCAGATCCTCTACCTCGAGGACGACGCGCTGTCCGTCAACGGCCGGAACGTGCTCGCGTTCTCCGCCTCGATCGCCTGGGACATCCACCGGCTCCAGGCGCGGGGCGCGGCGATGACCGGCGGGCTGTACAACGTCTCCCTCCGCGGCACCGGGTTCGTCGCCGTCACGACCGACGGTGAGCCGGTCGCCCTCGACGTGGCGAGCGCCCCCACCTTCGCCGACGCCCAGGCCGTCGTCCTGTGGACCGCCGGGGTGAGCTCGGACATCCGGGTGAGCACCGGTGGCCTGAAGTCGATGGTCCGCGGTGGCACGGGCGAGACGTTCCAGATGGCCTTCGGCGGCCAGGGGCACGTGCTCGTCCAGCCCAGCGAGTCGGTGGGCGGCGGGGGTCAGCAGTCCAGCGGCAAGTCCGGCGGCGGGCTCGGCGACCTGTTCGGCTGA
- a CDS encoding YciI family protein, whose product MSEWIYFIHAPREDFAATMTAAEQRVWGEHAELLQRRLDEGSLILAGPTLGPVNTGICVFEAPDEDAARRYMAEDPTIASGIGRGELRPFRAAFLRPAP is encoded by the coding sequence ATGAGCGAGTGGATCTACTTCATCCATGCGCCGCGCGAGGACTTCGCCGCGACGATGACGGCCGCGGAGCAACGGGTGTGGGGCGAGCATGCCGAGCTGCTGCAGCGGCGGCTCGACGAGGGCAGCCTCATCCTGGCCGGGCCCACCCTCGGTCCGGTCAACACGGGCATCTGCGTCTTCGAGGCGCCCGACGAGGACGCCGCGCGCCGCTACATGGCCGAGGACCCCACCATCGCCAGCGGCATCGGCCGGGGGGAGCTGCGACCCTTCCGGGCGGCGTTCCTCCGTCCCGCACCCTGA
- a CDS encoding NADPH-dependent F420 reductase, whose protein sequence is MPHRSSTGTPDGVTATPDGVTATIATIGILGAGRVGTAVARQALRAGYRVLVAASGDPAAIELIVEVMAPGATAVTAAEAARAGDVVVLSLPLRKFDTLDPDLLDGTVVIDAMNYWAETDGDMPTLAAAPSSSEMVQDFLPGARLVKTLNHIGYHELESDFRPAGTPERRALAVAGDDGDARATVMDVVERLGYDAVDAGPLTAGAALEPGTEVFTGRHDRAALERLLERVPVPATR, encoded by the coding sequence GTGCCACACAGGTCCTCGACCGGCACCCCCGACGGCGTGACCGCCACTCCCGACGGCGTGACCGCCACCATCGCCACCATCGGCATCCTCGGCGCCGGCCGGGTCGGCACTGCCGTCGCCCGGCAGGCCTTGCGTGCCGGCTACCGCGTGCTGGTCGCCGCGTCCGGCGACCCCGCCGCCATCGAGCTGATCGTCGAGGTCATGGCGCCGGGCGCGACCGCGGTGACCGCGGCCGAAGCCGCCCGGGCGGGTGACGTCGTCGTCCTGTCCCTGCCGCTGCGAAAGTTCGACACCCTCGACCCCGACCTGCTGGACGGCACGGTCGTCATCGACGCCATGAACTACTGGGCCGAGACCGACGGCGACATGCCCACGCTGGCTGCGGCGCCGTCGTCCTCGGAGATGGTCCAGGACTTCTTGCCCGGCGCCCGGCTGGTCAAGACGCTGAACCACATCGGCTATCACGAGCTGGAGTCGGACTTCCGCCCGGCCGGCACGCCGGAGCGGCGTGCGCTCGCGGTGGCGGGGGACGACGGCGACGCCCGGGCGACGGTGATGGACGTCGTCGAGCGCCTCGGCTACGACGCCGTCGACGCCGGCCCCCTCACCGCCGGCGCCGCGCTCGAGCCGGGCACCGAGGTCTTCACCGGGCGGCACGACCGCGCCGCCCTCGAGCGGCTCCTCGAGCGGGTGCCGGTGCCCGCGACCCGCTGA